The Setaria viridis chromosome 6, Setaria_viridis_v4.0, whole genome shotgun sequence genome contains a region encoding:
- the LOC117861597 gene encoding tetraspanin-8 yields MAIRMSNNVICALNLVTLLLSVPVLAAGVWLRSRADGTECDHFLSTPVIALGAALAAVSLAGLAGACCRANWLLWLYLLATLALVATLLCFTAFAFAVTASRPGAAGDEQPGRLGGGYSTWLRRHVEGRRSWARIKSCLADAGVCKRLEEDGDKKEAAAGTLARLVGRGGLSPVEYGCCRPPASCNFTYAGGTEWTKPRPRGGAPPAADPDCGKWDNDDDKLCFGCRSCKAGVEGALRRDWKRAAIVNAVFLAFIVAVYAVACCAFRNSRRDNFAYHSSREWKQGGDA; encoded by the coding sequence ATGGCGATCCGGATGAGCAACAACGTGATCTGCGCGCTGAACCTGGTGACGCTGCTGCTCTCGGTGCCCGTCCTCGCCGCGGGCGTCTGGCTCCGGTCCCGCGCCGACGGCACCGAGTGCGACCACTTCCTCTCCACGCCGGTCATCGCGCTGGGCGCCGCGCTCGCGGCCGTCTCCCtcgcgggcctcgccggcgcctgCTGCCGCGCCAACTGGCTGCTCTGGCTCTACCTCCTCGCCACGCTCGCCCTCGTCGCCACGCTGCTCTGCTTCACCGCCTTCGCATTCGCCGTCACCGCCAGCAggccgggcgcggccggggaCGAGCAGCCCGGCCGCCTCGGGGGCGGCTACTCCACCTGGCTGCGGCGCCACGTCGAGGGCCGCAGGAGCTGGGCCCGGATCAAGAGCTGCCTGGCCGACGCCGGCGTATGCAAGCGCCTGGAGGAAGACGGCGAcaagaaggaggcggcggcggggacgctgGCCCGGCTCGTCGGACGCGGCGGCCTGTCGCCGGTCGAGTACGGATGCTGCAGGCCGCCCGCGAGCTGCAACTTCACGTACGCGGGGGGCACGGAGTGGACCAAGCCCAGGCCGAGGggtggcgcgccgccggcggccgaccCGGATTGCGGGAAGTgggacaacgacgacgacaagcTCTGCTTCGGGTGCCGGTCGTGCAAGGCCGGCGTGGAGGGCGCGCTCAGGCGGGACTGGAAGCGCGCCGCCATCGTCAACGCCGTCTTCCTCGCCTTCATCGTCGCCGTCTACGCCGTCGCATGCTGCGCCTTCAGGAACAGCCGCCGGGACAACTTCGCCTACCACAGCAGCCGCGAATGGAAACAAGGCGGAGACGCCTAA
- the LOC117859689 gene encoding uncharacterized protein — MEKKDLLVVRKRTPPKRRRKLVAPAKASGNGGARGLAKAIAAYLASDSYMYASLVPAPPPPPPAAAAPSAAPPISTPEKEVTLVQKYRGSWQATFTAN, encoded by the exons ATGGAGAAGAAGGATCTGCTCGTCGTCCGCAAGAGGACGCCGCCGAAGCGCCGCCGCAAGCTTGTGGCGCCGGCAAAGGCCTCCGGCAACGGAGGCGCTCGGGGCCTCGCGAAGGCGATCGCCGCATACCTCGCGTCGGACTCCTACATGTACGCGTCGTTGgtgcctgctcctcctcccccgccgccggccgcggcggcgccctccgcgGCGCCTCCTATTTCCACTCCTG AGAAAGAAGTCACACTGGTGCAAAAATACAGAGGCTCTTGGCAAGCTACCTTTACTGCCAACTAG
- the LOC117859819 gene encoding very-long-chain aldehyde decarbonylase GL1-1: MEPPLASWPWENLGTYKYLLCAPLLAKAVGGRAWESGSPDRWCFLLLLLFVLRAATYHSWGIFSNMLFLNRRRVIVRDGVDYEQIDKEWHWDNFLILQLWLAAMALYAFPSLRHLPLWDARGAAVALLLHVAATEPLFYLLHRALHREHLFSDYHSLHHSIRVLQPYTAGLATPLEILAISGLMAVPVAAACAAGLGSACLLFGYALAFDFLRAMGHCNVEVFPGWLFETVPAARYLIGTPTYHTIHHTDKDSNFCLFMPLFDLLGGTLNGKSWELQEKNSAGSDEIPGFVFLAHVVDVMSSMHSRMSSRYRASLPYRTRPFLVLMWPVAFVFMLMMWAWSKTFVVYFYRLRGRLFQTWVVPRHGFHYFLPFAKDGINKQIETAILRADKMGVKVISLAALNKNESLNGGGTLFVTKHPGLRVRVVHGNTLTAAVILREIPEGTAEVFLTGATSKLGRAIALYLCRKRVRVMMLTASEERFQKVQEEAPPEARQYLVRVTKYQSAQHCKTWIAGKWLSPGDQRWAPAGTHFHQFVVPPILRFRRDCTYGDLAAMRLPDDVQGLGVCEYTLGRGVVHACHAGGVVHFLEGYEGHEVGAIDVDRIDVVWEAALRHGLRPA; encoded by the exons ATGGAGCCTCCACTGGCTTCCTGGCCATGGGAGAACCTGGGCACCTACAAG TACTTGCTGTGCGCGCCGCTGCTGGCCAAGGCCGTGGGCGGCAGGGCGTGGGAGAGCGGGAGCCCGGACCGGTGGtgcttcctccttctcctcctcttcgtcctccGGGCGGCGACCTACCACTCCTGGGGCATCTTCAGCAACATGCTCTTCCTCAACCGCCGCCGCGTCATCGTCCGCGACGGCGTCGACTACGAGCAGATCGACAAGGAATGGCACTG GGACAACTTCCTGATCCTGCAGCTCTGGCTGGCGGCCATGGCCCTGTATGCCTTCCCTTCCCTGAGGCACCTCCCTCTCTGGGACGCGCGGGGCGCGGCCGTGGCGCTCCTGCTCCATGTCGCCGCCACCGAGCCCCTCTTCTACCTGCTGCACAGGGCCCTGCACAGAGAACACCTCTTCTCCGACTACCACTCCCTCCACCACTCCATCAGAGTCCTCCAGCCTTACACAG CTGGGCTCGCGACGCCGCTCGAGATCCTGGCGATCAGCGGGCTCATGGCGGTGCCCGTCGCGGCCGCCtgcgcggcggggctcggctcGGCCTGCCTGCTCTTTGGCTACGCGCTGGCGTTCGACTTCCTCAGGGCCATGGGGCACTGCAACGTGGAGGTGTTCCCCGGCTGGCTTTTCGAGACCGTCCCGGCGGCCAGATACCTCATCGGCACCCCGAC GTATCATACTATCCACCACACTGACAAGGACAGCAACTTCTGTCTGTTTATGCCATTATTTGATCTGCTCGGAGGCACTCTGAATGGCAAGTCCTGGGAGCTGCAGGAGAAAAATAGCGCAG GGAGTGACGAGATCCCCGGCTTCGTGTTCCTGGCCCACGTCGTCGATGTGATGTCGTCCATGCACTCCAGAATGTCGAGCAGGTACCGCGCCTCGCTGCCGTACCGCACTAGGCCTTTCCTCGTGCTGATGTGGCCCGTCGCGTTCGTGTTCATGCTCATGATGTGGGCGTGGTCCAAGACCTTCGTCGTCTACTTCTACAGGCTCCGGGGCCGCCTGTTCCAGACCTGGGTCGTCCCCAGACACGGCTTCCAC TACTTCTTGCCGTTTGCGAAAGATGGCATCAACAAGCAGATCGAGACGGCCATCCTGAGGGCCGACAAGATGGGTGTCAAGGTCATCAGCCTCGCGGCACTGAACAAG AACGAGTCGCTGAACGGCGGGGGCACGCTGTTCGTGACGAAGCACCCGGGCCTGCGGGTGCGCGTCGTCCACGGCAACACGCTGACAGCGGCGGTGATCCTGCGGGAGATCCCCGAGGGCACGGCGGAGGTGTTCCTGACCGGCGCCACGTCCAAGCTCGGCCGCGCCATCGCGCTCTACCTCTGCAGGAAGAGGGTCCGCGTCATGATGCTCACGGCGTCGGAGGAGAGGTTCCAGAAGGTCCaggaggaggcgccgccggAGGCCCGGCAGTACCTGGTCCGCGTCACCAAGTACCAGTCGGCCCAGCACTGCAAG ACGTGGATCGCGGGGAAGTGGCTGTCGCCGGGGGACCAgcggtgggcgccggcggggacgcACTTCCACCAGTTCGTGGTGCCGCCCATCCTCCGCTTCCGCCGGGACTGCACCTACGGCGATCTCGCCGCCATGCGCCTGCCGGACGACGTGCAGGGCCTCGGCGTCTGCGAGTACACCCTGGGCCGCGGCGTCGTGCACGCgtgccacgccggcggcgtcgtgcACTTCCTCGAGGGGTACGAGGGCCACGAGGTCGGCGCCATCGACGTCGACCGCATCGACGTCGTCTGGGAGGCCGCGCTGCGCCACGGCCTGCGCCCCGCCTGA
- the LOC117861598 gene encoding uncharacterized protein At4g14342, whose product MQASDRFNINSQLEHLQAKYVGTGHADLTRFEWAVNIQRDSYASYIGHYPMLAYFAIAENESIGREHYNFMQKMLLPCGLPPERDED is encoded by the exons ATGCAG GCTAGCGATAGGTTCAACATAAACTCTCAGCTTGAGCATCTTCAAGCCAAATATGTCGGTACAGGACACGCCGACTTGACCAGATT CGAATGGGCTGTGAACATCCAGAGGGACAGCTATGCCTCTTATATTGGGCACTATCCAATGTTGGCGTACTTTGCCATTGCTGAGAACGAATCTATTGGAAGAGAACATTACAATTTCATGCAG AAAATGCTGCTTCCATGTGGCCTCCCTCCTGAGAGAGACGAAGACTGA